Proteins found in one Streptomyces sp. CB09001 genomic segment:
- a CDS encoding MarP family serine protease produces MNVLDILLLLAAVWFAIVGFRQGFVVGILSVIGFLGGGLVAVSLLPVIWDALTDNAEVSQTAAVVAVVIVIVCASVGQALTTHLGSKLRRYITWSPARALDATGGALVNVVAMLLVAWLLGSALARTTMPTVGKEVRQSTVLAGVQEVLPAQADTWFDSFTSVLAENGFPQVFSPFSNEPVLDTPPPDPALVNSPVAVNAKRSIVKVMGTAPDCGKVLEGTGFVFADRRVMTNAHVVGGVDEPTVQIGGEGLKYDATVVLYDWKRDIAVLDVPELDAPALRFTDEDEDARGDDDAIVAGFPENGAYDVRAARVRGRITANGPDIYHRDTVRRDVYSLYATVRQGNSGGPLLTPEGEVYGVVFAKSLDDPDTGYALTADEIREDINKGRTAGQQVDSDSCAL; encoded by the coding sequence GTGAACGTGCTGGACATCCTGTTGCTGCTGGCCGCCGTCTGGTTCGCGATCGTCGGCTTCCGGCAGGGCTTCGTCGTCGGCATCCTGTCGGTGATCGGCTTCCTCGGCGGCGGTCTCGTCGCCGTCTCCCTGCTGCCGGTGATCTGGGACGCGCTGACGGACAACGCCGAGGTGAGCCAGACCGCCGCCGTCGTCGCGGTCGTCATCGTCATCGTGTGCGCCTCCGTCGGTCAGGCCCTGACGACCCATCTGGGCAGCAAGCTGCGCCGCTACATCACCTGGTCCCCGGCCCGCGCCCTGGACGCCACCGGCGGCGCCCTGGTCAACGTCGTGGCCATGCTCCTGGTCGCCTGGCTGCTCGGCTCCGCCCTCGCGCGGACCACGATGCCGACGGTCGGCAAGGAGGTGCGGCAGTCCACGGTGCTCGCCGGGGTGCAGGAGGTGCTGCCCGCGCAGGCCGACACCTGGTTCGACAGCTTCACCTCGGTCCTCGCGGAGAACGGCTTCCCACAGGTCTTCAGCCCGTTCTCCAACGAGCCGGTCCTCGACACGCCGCCGCCCGACCCGGCGCTGGTGAACAGCCCGGTCGCCGTCAACGCCAAGCGGTCCATCGTCAAGGTCATGGGCACCGCCCCGGACTGCGGCAAGGTCCTCGAGGGCACCGGCTTCGTCTTCGCCGACCGGCGAGTCATGACCAACGCGCATGTCGTCGGCGGCGTCGACGAACCCACGGTGCAGATAGGCGGCGAGGGGCTGAAGTACGACGCGACGGTCGTCCTGTACGACTGGAAGCGCGACATCGCCGTACTGGACGTGCCGGAACTGGACGCGCCCGCGCTGCGGTTCACCGACGAGGACGAGGACGCGCGGGGAGACGACGACGCGATCGTCGCGGGCTTCCCGGAGAACGGGGCGTACGACGTCCGTGCCGCGCGGGTGCGCGGGCGCATCACGGCCAACGGCCCGGACATCTACCACCGCGACACCGTCCGCCGGGACGTCTACTCGCTGTACGCGACCGTCCGTCAGGGCAACTCCGGCGGCCCGCTGCTGACGCCGGAGGGCGAGGTGTACGGCGTGGTCTTCGCCAAGTCCCTGGACGACCCCGACACCGGTTACGCGCTCACCGCGGACGAGATCCGCGAGGACATCAACAAGGGCCGCACCGCCGGCCAGCAGGTGGACAGCGACAGCTGCGCCCTCTAG
- a CDS encoding Crp/Fnr family transcriptional regulator: MDDVLRRNPLFAALDDEQSAELRASMSEVTLARGDTLFHEGDPGDRLYVVTEGKVKLHRTSPDGRENMLAVVGPSELIGELSLFDPGPRTATGTALTEVKLLALGHGDLQPWLNVRPEVATALLRAVARRLRKTNDAMSDLVFSDVPGRVARALLDLSRRFGVQSEEGIHVVHDLTQEELAQLVGASRETVNKALADFAQRGWLRLEARAVILLDVERLAKRSR, translated from the coding sequence GTGGACGACGTTCTGCGGCGCAACCCGCTCTTCGCGGCGCTCGACGACGAGCAATCCGCGGAGCTCCGCGCCTCCATGAGTGAGGTGACCCTCGCCCGCGGCGACACCCTGTTCCACGAGGGGGACCCCGGAGACCGCCTGTACGTGGTCACGGAAGGCAAGGTCAAGCTCCACCGCACGTCCCCCGACGGGCGCGAGAACATGCTGGCCGTGGTCGGCCCCAGCGAGCTGATCGGCGAGCTGTCGCTCTTCGACCCGGGCCCGCGCACGGCGACCGGCACCGCGCTGACCGAGGTCAAGCTGCTCGCCCTCGGCCACGGCGACCTCCAGCCCTGGCTGAACGTCCGCCCCGAGGTGGCCACCGCGCTGCTGCGCGCCGTCGCGCGCCGCCTGCGCAAGACCAACGACGCCATGTCCGACCTGGTCTTCTCGGACGTCCCCGGCCGTGTCGCCCGCGCCCTGCTCGACCTCTCCCGTCGCTTCGGCGTGCAGTCCGAGGAGGGCATCCACGTGGTGCACGACCTCACGCAGGAGGAGCTGGCCCAGCTGGTCGGCGCGTCCCGCGAGACGGTCAACAAGGCACTCGCGGACTTCGCCCAGCGCGGCTGGCTCCGACTGGAGGCCCGCGCGGTGATCCTGCTGGACGTGGAGCGACTGGCCAAGCGCTCCCGCTGA
- a CDS encoding CoA pyrophosphatase yields MTRASDTQGPARDHTRGAMLSKEGLPGWLDPVVRAVETVRPTQLSRFLPPADGAGRQSAVLILFGDGTRAGEDGEKEPGRGPELLLMERAGSLRSHPGQPAFPGGALDPEDGDPRGDGPLRAALREAEEETGLDPSGVQLFGVLPKLYIPVSGFVVSPVLAWWREPTPVGVVDPAETARVFTVPVADLTDPANRVTTIHPSGHRGPAFLVESALVWGFTAGIIDRLLHFAGWERPWDREKQVPLDWRA; encoded by the coding sequence ATGACACGGGCGAGCGACACGCAGGGCCCCGCGCGGGACCACACTCGGGGCGCGATGCTCAGCAAGGAGGGTCTGCCCGGCTGGCTGGACCCGGTGGTGCGGGCCGTCGAGACGGTCCGGCCGACCCAGCTGAGCCGCTTCCTGCCGCCGGCGGACGGCGCCGGCCGCCAGTCCGCCGTCCTGATCCTCTTCGGCGACGGCACGCGCGCGGGCGAGGACGGCGAGAAGGAGCCCGGCCGCGGGCCGGAGCTGCTGCTCATGGAGCGGGCCGGCTCCCTGCGCTCCCACCCCGGCCAGCCCGCCTTCCCGGGCGGCGCCCTCGACCCCGAGGACGGTGATCCGCGCGGTGACGGCCCGCTGCGGGCCGCCCTGCGCGAGGCCGAGGAGGAGACCGGACTCGACCCTTCCGGCGTGCAACTCTTCGGGGTCCTGCCCAAGCTCTACATCCCGGTGAGCGGCTTCGTCGTCTCCCCGGTGCTGGCCTGGTGGCGCGAGCCCACCCCGGTGGGCGTCGTCGATCCGGCCGAGACCGCGCGTGTCTTCACGGTCCCCGTGGCCGATCTCACGGACCCCGCCAACAGGGTGACGACCATCCACCCCAGCGGTCACCGAGGCCCGGCATTCCTGGTCGAATCGGCGCTCGTGTGGGGCTTCACCGCCGGCATCATCGACCGGTTGCTGCACTTCGCGGGCTGGGAGCGGCCCTGGGACCGGGAGAAGCAGGTCCCGCTGGACTGGCGCGCATGA
- the nth gene encoding endonuclease III, which translates to MEKSAASKKTAASEKVAASKKTAAGDTAAAGKKAAAKKTPPLKRQAPAKKPAIAPKKAAAAVKGVAPAKTVATKPPGGESRTALVRRARRINRELAEIYPYAHPELDFENPFQLVVATVLSAQTTDLRVNQTTPALFAKYPTPEDLAAAVPEEVEEILRPTGFFRAKTRSVIGLSKALTEDFGGEVPGRLEDLVKLPGVGRKTAFVVLGNAFGRPGITVDTHFQRLVRRWRWTAETDPDKIEAAVGALFPKSDWTDLSHHVIWHGRRICHARKPACGACPIAPLCPAFGEGETDPEKAKKLLKYEKGGFPGQRLKPPQAYLDAGGKPAPPLGAG; encoded by the coding sequence GTGGAGAAGAGCGCCGCGAGTAAGAAGACCGCCGCGAGCGAGAAGGTCGCCGCGAGTAAGAAGACCGCCGCGGGCGACACGGCAGCTGCGGGCAAGAAGGCCGCCGCGAAGAAGACCCCGCCCCTCAAGAGGCAGGCGCCCGCCAAGAAGCCCGCCATCGCCCCGAAGAAGGCCGCCGCCGCCGTCAAGGGCGTCGCCCCGGCGAAGACCGTCGCCACGAAACCGCCGGGCGGCGAGTCGCGTACCGCGCTGGTGCGCCGCGCCCGCCGTATCAACCGCGAGCTCGCCGAGATCTACCCGTACGCCCACCCGGAGCTGGACTTCGAGAATCCGTTCCAGCTGGTCGTGGCCACGGTGCTGTCCGCCCAGACCACCGACCTCAGGGTCAACCAGACGACGCCCGCCCTCTTCGCCAAGTACCCCACCCCCGAGGACCTGGCTGCCGCCGTCCCCGAGGAGGTCGAGGAGATCCTGCGCCCGACCGGCTTCTTCCGGGCCAAGACCAGGTCGGTCATAGGGCTGTCAAAGGCGCTCACGGAGGACTTCGGCGGCGAGGTACCCGGGCGCCTCGAAGACCTCGTCAAGCTGCCCGGCGTCGGCCGCAAGACCGCCTTCGTCGTGCTCGGCAACGCCTTCGGCCGCCCCGGCATCACCGTGGACACGCACTTCCAGCGCCTGGTGCGCCGCTGGCGGTGGACCGCGGAGACCGACCCGGACAAGATCGAGGCCGCCGTCGGCGCGCTCTTCCCGAAGAGCGACTGGACCGACCTCTCCCACCACGTGATCTGGCACGGCCGCCGCATCTGCCACGCCCGCAAGCCCGCCTGCGGTGCCTGCCCCATCGCCCCGCTCTGCCCCGCGTTCGGCGAGGGCGAGACGGACCCGGAGAAGGCGAAGAAGCTGCTGAAGTACGAGAAGGGCGGCTTCCCGGGGCAGCGGCTGAAGCCCCCGCAGGCCTACCTGGACGCGGGCGGCAAGCCGGCCCCGCCGCTGGGGGCCGGGTGA